One stretch of Thermanaerosceptrum fracticalcis DNA includes these proteins:
- a CDS encoding DUF2294 domain-containing protein, protein MTKGQIEAKISEIVTKFEIEFMGRGPKQIRTRIFEDLIIIRQKGFLSQAEQRLAEDKSGVELIKKIRTMLFENAKEYFTKLIKEIIDIDIISIHSDVSTKTGEKIIVITVSQDLEEKLRN, encoded by the coding sequence ATGACGAAAGGGCAGATTGAAGCAAAGATTAGTGAGATAGTAACTAAGTTTGAAATAGAATTTATGGGTAGAGGCCCTAAACAGATAAGAACGAGAATTTTTGAAGATTTGATTATTATAAGACAAAAAGGCTTCCTTAGCCAGGCAGAGCAAAGATTAGCAGAAGATAAAAGTGGTGTAGAATTAATAAAGAAGATCCGAACCATGTTATTCGAAAATGCAAAAGAATATTTTACAAAACTGATTAAAGAAATTATTGATATTGACATAATAAGTATACATTCTGATGTAAGTACGAAAACCGGTGAAAAAATAATTGTAATAACTGTTAGCCAAGATCTAGAAGAGAAATTAAGAAATTAG
- a CDS encoding DUF3309 family protein: protein MVDVAKPDPGYGYGYGYGYGPRRGFATLFLVILILLLFPAFWGGFGY from the coding sequence ATGGTAGATGTAGCAAAACCTGATCCGGGCTATGGTTACGGCTATGGTTATGGTTATGGCCCACGCCGTGGTTTCGCCACATTATTCTTGGTAATTCTCATTCTCTTACTGTTCCCGGCCTTCTGGGGCGGTTTCGGTTATTAA
- a CDS encoding pyruvate carboxylase translates to MKVFKKVMVANRGEIAIRVFRACADLGIRTLAIYSNEDKYSLFRTKADESYLIGEQKGPLDAYLDIGLIIDLALKKGVDAIHPGYGFLSENAEFARACEEAGITFIGPTPYILEKMGDKISSKIIAQKVGVPTIPGSNHPIGSLEEAEFIASQCGFPVILKASAGGGGRGMRVVYKKEDLLTEYELARNEAKKAFGNDTIFIEKYLEKPKHIEVQILGDKYGNIVHLYERDCSIQRRHQKLIEFTPAFSLSPEKRRQICEDALKIAREIQYENAGTIEFLVDARGNHYFIEMNPRIQVEHTVTEMVTGIDLVQSQLLIAQGYPLDSPAIGIKNQDDIKVRGYSIQCRVTTEDPRNNFAPDTGKITVYRSGGGFGVRLDAGNAFTGAIITPYYDSLLVKITTWDRQFTGAVKKALRSIGELRIRGVKTNIPFLANVLNHPTFLAGDCHTGFIDETPQLFELEPPKDRGTKVLKYLGNIIVNTPRPPKPVYDKPPIPSLPAETPPAGLKQFLDQQGPEAFKKWILAQDKLLLTDTTFRDAHQSLLATRVRTKDMVRIARATAHFLPHLFSLEMWGGATFDVSYRFLYESPWTRLEELRQRIPNIPFQMLLRGSNAVGYTNYPDNVIRAFIQESAQRGIDIFRIFDSLNWLKGMEVAIDEVLKTGKVAEGCICYTGDIMDPKRDKYSLQYYLKLAKELEKTGAHILGIKDMAGLLKPYAAKALIKALKEEISLPIHLHTHDTSGNQIATLLMAAESGVDIVDAALNSMSGLTSQPPLNSLVAALAQTSRDTGLDPDKLQRLSDYWQQVRSYYAQFETGLKSAITEIYKYEIPGGQYSNLKSQVESLGLGHLFDQVKEKYREANEILGDIVKVTPSSKVIGDLAIFMVQNKLTRDNIVEKGRDLTFPDSVVSYFKGHMGQPMGGFPPELQKVVLKGESPIHCRPGELLEPVNFKEIEEHLKTHFDLDAERTDVLSYCLYPRVFEDYLKHLKEYSDLSRMDSHVFFQGLDPGETTELAIEDGKTLLIKYIGLGELNEDGTRNVIFELNGVRREVAIPEKGAQEKTTAIKLADPADPGQVGASIPGTVFKILVEKGQKVEENEALIIIEAMKMETKIVARKKGMVEEILVKQGQAVKAGELLMKIK, encoded by the coding sequence TTGAAGGTATTTAAGAAAGTTATGGTGGCTAACCGGGGAGAAATAGCCATCAGGGTCTTCCGCGCTTGTGCCGACTTAGGCATCAGGACCCTGGCCATCTATTCCAATGAAGATAAATACAGTCTTTTTCGGACAAAAGCTGATGAGTCTTATCTGATTGGGGAACAAAAAGGTCCCTTAGATGCTTACCTGGATATTGGCTTAATTATCGATCTTGCACTGAAAAAGGGCGTAGATGCCATTCATCCGGGCTATGGTTTTCTTTCGGAAAATGCGGAATTTGCACGGGCCTGTGAGGAAGCCGGCATTACCTTTATTGGCCCAACACCTTATATCCTGGAGAAGATGGGTGACAAAATCAGTTCCAAAATAATCGCCCAGAAAGTTGGAGTACCCACCATACCCGGGAGTAATCATCCCATAGGTTCCCTGGAAGAGGCAGAGTTTATTGCGTCACAATGTGGTTTTCCTGTTATTCTCAAAGCTTCTGCCGGCGGCGGGGGCAGAGGAATGAGAGTAGTCTATAAAAAAGAGGATCTTTTAACAGAGTATGAACTAGCCAGAAACGAGGCCAAAAAAGCCTTTGGCAATGACACAATTTTTATAGAAAAGTACCTGGAAAAGCCCAAACATATTGAAGTGCAGATCTTAGGCGATAAATACGGCAATATCGTACACCTTTATGAGCGGGACTGCTCCATCCAGAGAAGGCATCAAAAATTAATAGAATTTACTCCGGCCTTCTCCTTAAGCCCGGAAAAGAGAAGGCAAATCTGTGAGGACGCTCTGAAGATTGCCCGCGAAATTCAATATGAAAATGCGGGAACCATAGAATTCCTTGTGGATGCCAGAGGTAACCATTACTTTATTGAGATGAACCCCCGTATTCAGGTAGAACATACGGTAACAGAAATGGTAACAGGCATCGACCTGGTCCAGAGTCAACTCCTGATTGCACAGGGGTACCCCCTTGATTCCCCCGCCATAGGCATCAAGAACCAGGATGATATCAAGGTACGTGGTTATTCCATCCAGTGCAGGGTAACCACGGAAGATCCCAGAAACAATTTTGCTCCCGATACCGGTAAGATTACAGTTTATCGCAGCGGCGGCGGCTTCGGTGTTCGTTTGGATGCAGGCAATGCCTTTACAGGGGCCATCATCACCCCTTATTATGACAGCCTCCTGGTCAAGATAACAACCTGGGACAGACAATTTACCGGTGCCGTCAAAAAAGCTCTCCGCTCTATCGGTGAGCTGCGTATCAGGGGCGTGAAAACCAATATTCCTTTTTTGGCTAATGTTTTAAATCATCCCACTTTTCTGGCCGGAGACTGTCATACTGGTTTTATCGATGAAACTCCTCAGCTTTTTGAGCTGGAACCTCCCAAAGACAGGGGAACCAAAGTATTAAAATACCTGGGCAATATCATCGTCAATACGCCCCGCCCCCCCAAGCCTGTATATGATAAACCCCCAATACCTTCACTGCCTGCAGAGACACCCCCAGCGGGTTTAAAACAGTTTCTGGACCAGCAGGGACCAGAAGCCTTCAAAAAATGGATCCTGGCCCAGGATAAACTCCTGTTGACAGATACCACTTTCAGGGATGCCCATCAGTCTTTGCTGGCCACCCGGGTTAGAACCAAGGATATGGTAAGAATTGCCCGGGCTACAGCCCATTTTCTACCCCATCTGTTTTCCCTGGAAATGTGGGGAGGTGCTACTTTCGACGTCTCCTATCGTTTCCTTTATGAATCACCCTGGACCCGCCTGGAAGAACTGCGCCAGCGTATCCCCAATATCCCCTTCCAGATGCTTTTAAGGGGATCTAATGCTGTTGGCTACACCAATTATCCCGATAATGTGATCAGGGCCTTTATCCAGGAATCTGCCCAAAGAGGGATCGATATCTTCCGTATTTTTGACTCCCTCAACTGGCTGAAGGGAATGGAAGTAGCCATCGATGAAGTACTAAAAACAGGCAAAGTGGCGGAAGGTTGTATCTGTTATACAGGGGATATCATGGACCCCAAACGAGATAAGTATTCCCTCCAGTACTATCTTAAACTGGCCAAAGAGTTAGAAAAAACGGGTGCGCATATCCTGGGTATCAAAGATATGGCCGGACTTTTAAAACCCTATGCGGCTAAAGCCTTAATTAAAGCCTTGAAGGAAGAAATATCCCTGCCTATTCATCTTCATACCCACGATACCAGCGGTAACCAGATAGCAACCCTGTTAATGGCTGCCGAGTCGGGAGTAGACATTGTGGATGCGGCCCTTAACTCCATGTCCGGCCTCACCAGTCAGCCCCCTTTAAATTCCCTGGTAGCGGCCTTAGCCCAAACCTCCAGGGATACCGGCCTGGACCCCGACAAGCTGCAGCGCTTATCGGATTACTGGCAGCAGGTCAGGTCTTACTATGCCCAGTTTGAAACAGGACTCAAATCAGCCATTACCGAAATCTACAAATATGAAATCCCGGGAGGACAATATTCAAATCTCAAGTCACAGGTAGAAAGCCTGGGCTTGGGTCACCTCTTCGATCAGGTAAAAGAAAAATACAGGGAAGCCAATGAGATATTGGGTGATATTGTCAAAGTAACCCCTTCTTCCAAAGTAATTGGTGATCTGGCCATTTTCATGGTCCAGAATAAGCTGACCAGGGATAATATTGTCGAAAAGGGCCGGGATCTCACCTTCCCCGATTCTGTGGTTTCCTACTTCAAAGGACATATGGGCCAGCCCATGGGAGGATTCCCTCCTGAACTGCAAAAGGTCGTGCTTAAAGGAGAATCGCCCATTCACTGCCGTCCTGGAGAACTCCTGGAACCAGTTAACTTTAAAGAGATAGAAGAACATCTCAAAACCCATTTTGATTTGGATGCCGAAAGAACCGATGTTTTAAGTTACTGTCTCTATCCCCGCGTATTTGAAGATTATCTCAAACACTTGAAAGAATACAGTGACCTGAGCAGGATGGACAGCCACGTCTTTTTCCAGGGGCTTGATCCAGGCGAGACCACTGAACTTGCCATTGAAGACGGCAAAACCCTGCTCATAAAATATATCGGTCTGGGCGAATTAAACGAGGACGGTACGCGTAATGTGATCTTCGAACTCAACGGAGTCCGCCGGGAAGTGGCTATTCCGGAAAAAGGTGCCCAGGAGAAAACAACAGCCATCAAACTGGCTGATCCTGCCGATCCGGGACAGGTGGGAGCCAGTATCCCCGGCACTGTCTTTAAAATTCTGGTGGAGAAAGGCCAGAAAGTTGAGGAGAATGAAGCCCTTATCATTATTGAGGCCATGAAAATGGAAACAAAGATAGTAGCCAGAAAAAAAGGTATGGTTGAAGAAATCCTGGTGAAACAAGGTCAGGCCGTCAAAGCCGGGGAACTTCTCATGAAAATTAAGTAG
- the purE gene encoding 5-(carboxyamino)imidazole ribonucleotide mutase: MQPLISVIMGSKSDWPIMKEACLILEELAIPYEKKIVSAHRTPDWLFSFAESAPKRGIKLIIAGAGGAAHLPGMVAAKTILPVIGVPIPTTHLHGMDSLLSIVQMPAGVPVATVAIGAAGAKNAALLAAQIIALHDEELAGRLDARRDKAARQILETEEWS; this comes from the coding sequence ATGCAACCACTTATTTCCGTTATTATGGGGAGCAAATCAGATTGGCCGATAATGAAGGAAGCATGTCTGATTTTGGAAGAATTAGCGATTCCCTACGAAAAAAAAATAGTATCCGCCCACCGTACTCCAGATTGGCTGTTTAGTTTTGCCGAAAGCGCCCCGAAGCGGGGAATCAAACTAATTATTGCCGGGGCTGGGGGAGCAGCTCATTTGCCTGGCATGGTTGCCGCCAAGACGATTCTGCCTGTTATCGGCGTGCCGATACCGACCACACATCTCCATGGCATGGATTCCCTGCTGTCTATTGTGCAAATGCCGGCCGGGGTACCGGTAGCCACCGTGGCTATCGGTGCCGCCGGGGCGAAAAACGCCGCCCTTTTAGCAGCGCAAATCATTGCTTTACATGATGAGGAGCTTGCCGGAAGGCTTGATGCCCGCCGGGACAAGGCGGCCCGACAGATCCTGGAAACTGAGGAGTGGTCTTGA
- a CDS encoding CAP domain-containing protein, protein MPFGPTFLASGGHRKNILNPQYTHVGIGIIDNYPYGKMYTRHFGGRSFSELTPLFIYLNTQPVTF, encoded by the coding sequence ATACCCTTTGGCCCAACGTTTCTAGCAAGCGGAGGGCACCGGAAGAACATCCTGAACCCCCAGTATACTCATGTTGGCATAGGTATTATAGACAATTACCCTTACGGCAAAATGTATACCCGGCATTTTGGGGGCCGGTCGTTCAGTGAACTTACCCCTTTATTCATTTATTTAAATACACAGCCTGTCACCTTTTAG
- a CDS encoding L-lactate MFS transporter → MKKIKVFGMAAEKGRWLYIPLGIIIFMCLGTVYSWSVFRKPLENLFNIGATQSGLPYMLFLASYAILMLISGGFIDKYTPKTTIIIGGIVVGLGWILSGYAWNINVLSITYGIIAGGGVGIVYGVPIAVISKWFPDKKGLAVGLTLLGFGLSPFVTAPLAKWLIDFYGPLQTFKILGTTFLVIVPILALPFRFPNEQVVEENESSIKNDSKSLDINTKEMLQTSKFYGLWICYAIGTLTGLMAIGITSPVGEEVIKLDSKTTALMVSLFAIFNGIGRPLFGWLTDKLYPLKASIISYIVIMLSSGLMLMATEGTVLLYVLSFALLWLTLGGWLAIAPTATAIFFGLKYYSKNYGFVFTAYGVGAILGVLISGIFRDIFGSYIYVFIPMFFLAIAGLFVALFLLRESNS, encoded by the coding sequence ATGAAAAAGATAAAAGTTTTCGGTATGGCGGCAGAAAAAGGCAGATGGCTATATATTCCTTTAGGGATAATCATCTTTATGTGTTTAGGTACAGTATATTCATGGAGTGTTTTTAGGAAACCTCTAGAAAATTTATTTAATATAGGCGCGACTCAAAGTGGGTTACCATATATGTTGTTTCTGGCATCCTATGCAATTTTAATGCTTATATCGGGAGGATTTATAGACAAATATACTCCTAAAACAACAATTATAATAGGCGGTATAGTTGTTGGCCTTGGATGGATTTTATCGGGATATGCCTGGAATATTAATGTGCTGTCTATAACATATGGGATAATTGCTGGTGGTGGTGTTGGAATAGTTTACGGAGTTCCAATTGCAGTAATTTCAAAATGGTTTCCTGATAAAAAAGGATTAGCAGTTGGTTTAACTTTATTAGGTTTTGGGCTATCTCCTTTTGTAACTGCACCTTTGGCTAAATGGCTTATAGATTTTTATGGTCCCCTCCAGACTTTCAAAATTCTGGGAACGACATTTTTAGTAATTGTTCCAATATTAGCTTTACCTTTCAGGTTTCCAAATGAACAGGTAGTTGAGGAAAATGAAAGTTCGATTAAAAATGATTCTAAGTCTTTAGACATTAATACAAAAGAAATGCTACAGACTTCAAAATTTTATGGCCTCTGGATATGTTATGCAATAGGTACGTTGACCGGTCTTATGGCAATAGGAATAACAAGTCCTGTTGGGGAAGAAGTTATCAAGCTGGATTCCAAGACGACTGCATTAATGGTTTCTTTGTTTGCTATCTTTAACGGAATTGGAAGGCCATTATTTGGTTGGCTTACAGATAAATTATATCCATTAAAAGCTTCTATAATATCATATATAGTAATAATGTTATCATCTGGTTTAATGTTAATGGCAACGGAAGGTACAGTGCTATTATATGTTCTTTCCTTTGCCTTGCTATGGTTGACACTTGGTGGTTGGTTGGCTATAGCTCCTACAGCTACAGCAATATTTTTTGGCTTAAAATACTATAGCAAGAATTATGGCTTTGTTTTTACTGCCTATGGTGTAGGGGCAATACTCGGAGTTCTAATTTCAGGAATATTTCGTGATATCTTTGGAAGTTATATTTATGTATTTATCCCCATGTTTTTTCTTGCGATAGCAGGATTGTTTGTTGCCCTATTTTTATTAAGAGAATCTAATAGCTAA
- a CDS encoding EAL domain-containing protein → MSYRNQRARDLGRAFFINFSMRELENRETPRFMADLFNRYGIRPEEIVAEITEREAVLDINAVQAFAKELTDLGVRLAVDDFGSGFSSFIYLRYFDCYFAKIEGSLVREITRSGRSRMIVENMAKLLQKLSIEVVAEFVENRQTAEILRRAGVRYGQGYYLGMPVRCPGNGD, encoded by the coding sequence ATGAGTTATAGGAACCAAAGAGCGCGCGACCTTGGTCGCGCTTTTTTTATTAACTTCTCTATGCGCGAGTTGGAGAACAGAGAAACTCCACGGTTCATGGCTGACCTGTTCAACCGCTACGGCATCCGTCCGGAAGAAATTGTGGCCGAAATTACCGAGCGGGAAGCCGTGCTGGATATTAATGCTGTGCAGGCTTTCGCCAAGGAACTGACAGATCTTGGAGTGCGCCTGGCAGTCGACGACTTTGGAAGCGGTTTTTCCTCATTCATTTATCTTCGTTACTTTGACTGTTACTTTGCCAAGATTGAGGGCTCCCTGGTGCGTGAGATCACCAGGAGTGGACGCTCCAGGATGATTGTAGAAAACATGGCAAAACTTTTGCAGAAGCTTTCGATAGAGGTAGTGGCCGAGTTCGTAGAGAACCGTCAAACAGCTGAAATTTTGCGCCGCGCCGGCGTTCGATACGGGCAGGGTTATTATCTGGGCATGCCTGTACGGTGTCCTGGTAATGGGGATTAG
- the adhE gene encoding bifunctional acetaldehyde-CoA/alcohol dehydrogenase — MAEKMIEKLVEQAKNALKEMIKLDQEQVDHIVKEMTLAGVANHMRLAKLAVEETQMGVYEDKTIKNLFATEYIYHSIKYQKSVGIIDENEEEDYYEIAEPVGVIAGITPVTNPTSTTLFKSIISIKTRNPIIFAFHPRSQHCSAEAARIMRDAAIRAGAPQYCIQWVEEPSIEATQLLMKNDGISLILATGGSSMVKAAYSAGKPALGVGPGNVPCYIEKTADIKRAVTDLILSKTFDNGVICASEQAVIIDEEIYDQVVSYMKENGCYFVNDAEKQRLESLVIDVTKSAMNPEIVGQPAPEIARKAGFTVPANTKILVAELEGVGSEYPLSREKLSPVLACYRVKNSDEGIKRSVEMVNFGGSGHSAVIHSHDERVINEFARQVNTGRLIINQPSSHGAIGDVYNTNMPSLTLGCGSFGRNSTTANVTSVNLINRKRVLKRRYNLQWFKIPEKIYFQRGSVQYLSKMPDISKAFIVTDEMMTKLGYVDKVLYHLRKRLGRNYVHSEIFSKVLPDPTVQVVMEGAEAINAFQPDVIIALGGGSVIDAAKAMWLFYEYPETKFEELRLKFMDIRKRVTKFPRLGRKAKLVAIPTTSGTGSEVTSFAVITDPETNIKYPLADYELTPDVAIVDPDFVESVPAGVTADTGLDVLTHALEAYVSVMASDYTDALAQKAIQMVFQYLPRSYRDASDKLAREKMHNASTIAGMAFTNAFLGINHSLAHKLGGEFHIPHGRANAILLPHVIRYNASKPTKFNVFPKYEHYVAHEKYAEIARFLGLPARTTEEGINSLIGAVIELIRKLDMPLSLREMGIPEDRFLQVVDMLSEKAFEDQATTANPRMPLIAELKEIYLQAYRGFTLSPRYQKAPQEGYLVTQEQPAWWDENRTNERLTERVH, encoded by the coding sequence ATGGCTGAAAAAATGATTGAAAAACTTGTGGAACAAGCTAAAAATGCTCTCAAAGAAATGATTAAGCTGGACCAGGAACAGGTGGACCATATTGTCAAAGAAATGACCCTGGCTGGTGTGGCCAATCACATGCGGCTGGCAAAACTGGCTGTCGAGGAAACACAAATGGGTGTTTATGAAGACAAAACCATCAAAAACCTTTTTGCGACGGAATATATCTACCACAGCATCAAATATCAGAAATCCGTAGGCATTATCGACGAAAATGAAGAAGAAGATTATTACGAAATTGCCGAACCGGTAGGCGTCATTGCTGGGATTACCCCGGTAACCAACCCTACCTCCACCACCCTCTTCAAATCAATTATCTCGATAAAAACGAGAAACCCCATCATTTTTGCCTTTCATCCCCGCTCCCAGCACTGCAGCGCCGAAGCGGCCCGGATTATGAGGGATGCGGCTATCCGGGCAGGGGCCCCGCAGTACTGCATCCAGTGGGTAGAAGAGCCCTCCATTGAAGCCACCCAGCTTCTCATGAAGAATGACGGCATCTCCCTGATACTGGCTACCGGAGGTTCGTCCATGGTCAAGGCTGCCTACAGTGCGGGCAAGCCCGCCCTGGGCGTAGGGCCGGGAAATGTACCTTGCTATATCGAAAAGACGGCGGACATCAAAAGAGCCGTTACCGACTTGATCCTTTCCAAAACTTTTGACAACGGCGTTATCTGCGCCTCGGAGCAAGCAGTGATCATTGATGAGGAGATTTATGACCAGGTTGTATCCTATATGAAAGAGAACGGGTGTTATTTTGTCAACGACGCAGAAAAGCAAAGGCTGGAGAGCCTGGTCATCGATGTAACAAAATCGGCCATGAATCCTGAAATTGTGGGCCAACCGGCTCCTGAAATTGCCCGGAAGGCCGGGTTCACGGTTCCGGCGAATACGAAAATCCTGGTGGCTGAACTGGAAGGGGTGGGCTCTGAATATCCCCTCTCCCGGGAAAAATTGAGCCCCGTTCTGGCCTGTTACCGGGTCAAAAACTCGGACGAGGGAATAAAACGGTCTGTGGAAATGGTCAATTTCGGCGGTTCGGGCCACTCGGCGGTCATTCATTCCCATGATGAGAGGGTCATCAATGAATTTGCCCGGCAGGTCAATACCGGCAGGCTCATCATCAACCAGCCCTCCAGCCATGGGGCTATTGGCGATGTCTACAACACCAACATGCCCTCATTGACCCTGGGGTGTGGTTCCTTTGGCAGAAACAGTACCACCGCCAATGTCACTTCTGTTAATTTAATCAACAGAAAACGGGTGCTCAAAAGAAGATACAACTTGCAGTGGTTTAAAATTCCTGAGAAGATTTATTTTCAACGGGGTTCAGTCCAGTACCTCTCCAAAATGCCTGACATCTCCAAGGCTTTTATTGTCACCGATGAAATGATGACCAAATTGGGTTATGTTGACAAAGTACTCTACCACTTGAGAAAGAGGTTAGGCCGTAACTATGTCCACTCGGAAATATTCAGCAAGGTACTGCCCGACCCTACTGTACAGGTAGTGATGGAAGGGGCTGAGGCCATCAACGCCTTCCAGCCCGATGTGATCATCGCCCTGGGGGGCGGTTCAGTAATCGATGCAGCCAAGGCCATGTGGCTGTTTTATGAATACCCAGAAACGAAATTCGAGGAACTGCGCCTGAAATTCATGGACATTCGCAAGCGGGTCACCAAATTCCCCCGTCTGGGCAGAAAAGCCAAGCTGGTGGCCATTCCTACCACTTCGGGCACGGGTTCTGAAGTCACTTCTTTTGCCGTGATCACAGACCCGGAGACAAATATCAAATACCCGTTAGCCGACTATGAGCTGACACCCGACGTAGCCATTGTTGATCCGGATTTCGTGGAGAGTGTTCCAGCAGGTGTTACCGCGGACACAGGCCTGGACGTGCTGACTCATGCCCTGGAAGCTTATGTATCGGTGATGGCTTCTGATTATACCGATGCCCTGGCGCAAAAAGCCATCCAAATGGTTTTTCAGTACCTGCCCAGGTCCTACCGGGATGCATCTGACAAGCTGGCCCGTGAGAAAATGCATAATGCCTCGACTATTGCCGGGATGGCCTTTACCAACGCTTTTTTGGGCATTAACCACAGTTTAGCCCATAAATTGGGTGGTGAATTCCATATCCCACACGGCCGGGCTAACGCCATCCTCTTACCCCATGTCATTCGCTATAATGCCTCCAAACCTACCAAGTTCAATGTCTTCCCCAAATATGAACACTATGTTGCTCATGAGAAGTATGCCGAGATTGCCAGGTTCCTGGGCCTCCCGGCCAGGACCACGGAAGAAGGTATCAACAGTCTCATCGGGGCCGTTATTGAACTGATCAGGAAACTGGATATGCCATTGTCATTACGGGAAATGGGCATACCGGAGGATCGTTTTCTGCAGGTGGTGGATATGCTTTCGGAAAAGGCTTTTGAAGACCAGGCAACCACAGCCAATCCCAGGATGCCCCTGATCGCGGAACTGAAGGAGATTTACCTCCAGGCATACAGGGGTTTCACACTTAGTCCCAGGTACCAGAAGGCACCGCAAGAAGGCTACCTCGTAACACAGGAACAGCCGGCGTGGTGGGATGAAAACAGGACAAACGAAAGACTAACAGAACGTGTGCATTAA
- the purK gene encoding 5-(carboxyamino)imidazole ribonucleotide synthase, translating to MLMKTVLPGATIGILGGGQLGRMLAFEGKKMGYGIVCLDPNPDSPCGQVADDQIVAPLDDLAAAVRLAERADVLVYEFENIDVRVVEELEKNYYLPQQSRILAITQNRIEEKMQLQKAGFPVASFRIVKNPAELEQGIAELGYPCLLKSARGGYDGKGQLALGGPENLKIAVEMLQSANGEWVLEKKIVFTHEVSVIVARKATGEMAVYPVAENIHRENILHMTVVPARVPLQVEMDAIALVKEIAQSFQVVGLLAVEFFVTPEGLLINELAPRPHNSGHFTWDACWTSQFEQLIRAVCGLPLGSTQLLIPVVMVNILGTNLPRVLKEVPNFPENWKIHLYGKRGNLEARRKMGHLTIKTDQPDQEITRIKTIFPE from the coding sequence ATGCTTATGAAGACGGTCCTGCCCGGGGCCACCATCGGTATCCTGGGAGGTGGCCAATTGGGCAGAATGCTGGCTTTCGAAGGCAAAAAGATGGGTTACGGTATTGTCTGTCTGGATCCCAACCCTGATTCTCCCTGCGGCCAGGTGGCTGATGACCAGATTGTGGCCCCTTTAGATGATCTGGCAGCGGCGGTCAGGCTGGCTGAGAGAGCGGATGTACTGGTATATGAATTTGAAAACATTGATGTCCGGGTGGTTGAAGAACTGGAGAAAAATTATTATCTCCCGCAGCAAAGCCGTATTTTGGCCATTACCCAAAACCGCATTGAAGAAAAGATGCAATTGCAAAAAGCAGGTTTTCCCGTTGCATCCTTCCGGATAGTCAAAAATCCGGCCGAACTGGAACAGGGGATAGCGGAACTGGGTTATCCCTGTTTGCTGAAATCTGCTCGGGGGGGATATGACGGTAAAGGGCAGTTGGCACTAGGTGGTCCCGAAAACTTAAAAATTGCCGTAGAAATGCTGCAGTCCGCCAACGGGGAATGGGTTTTGGAGAAAAAGATTGTCTTTACCCATGAGGTTTCCGTTATCGTGGCCAGAAAGGCAACCGGTGAAATGGCAGTCTATCCAGTGGCGGAAAATATCCACCGGGAAAATATACTTCATATGACTGTGGTGCCAGCCCGGGTGCCCCTTCAGGTGGAAATGGATGCTATCGCCTTGGTAAAGGAGATTGCTCAGAGTTTCCAGGTGGTAGGCCTGTTGGCGGTAGAGTTTTTCGTCACCCCCGAGGGTTTGCTGATTAATGAGCTGGCACCACGGCCTCATAATTCAGGACACTTCACTTGGGATGCCTGCTGGACATCCCAGTTTGAACAACTAATCCGGGCAGTCTGTGGTCTTCCTCTAGGGTCCACCCAATTATTGATTCCTGTGGTGATGGTGAATATATTGGGAACCAACCTGCCTCGGGTACTAAAAGAAGTCCCCAATTTTCCGGAAAATTGGAAAATACATTTATACGGGAAACGCGGCAACCTGGAGGCAAGGCGAAAAATGGGTCACCTGACCATTAAGACCGACCAACCGGACCAAGAAATTACCCGGATAAAAACAATCTTCCCGGAATGA
- a CDS encoding ATPase domain-containing protein, translating into MSLPGRLAESLSGGTVKGKTIFALKFLVEGDEKGGKGIFLSLIVEEKDALNVFNRA; encoded by the coding sequence GTGTCCTTGCCAGGACGTTTGGCTGAGTCCCTCTCCGGCGGTACAGTTAAGGGCAAGACAATATTTGCCCTTAAGTTTTTAGTGGAAGGGGATGAAAAAGGCGGAAAAGGAATATTCCTTTCTTTGATAGTTGAGGAAAAAGACGCCCTAAACGTTTTTAACCGGGCATAG